A window from Peromyscus eremicus chromosome 1, PerEre_H2_v1, whole genome shotgun sequence encodes these proteins:
- the Atf5 gene encoding cyclic AMP-dependent transcription factor ATF-5, with product MSLLATLGLELDRALLPASGLGWLVDYGKLPLAPAPLGPYEVLGGALEGGLPGGGEPLAGDGFSDWMTERVDFTALLPLEAPLPPGTLPPPSPAPPDLEAMASLLKKELEQMEDFFLDAPLLPPPSPPPPPAPSLPLPLPLPTFDLPQPPTLDTLDLLAVYCRSDAGPGEAGLATLPVPQQPPPPPPPPLAPLPSPSRPAPYPSPASTRGDRKQKKRDQNKSAALRYRQRKRAEGEALEGECQGLEARNRELRERAESVEREIQYVKDLLIEVYKARSQRTRST from the exons ATGTCACTCCTGGCGACCCTGGGGCTGGAACTGGACAGGGCCCTGCTCCCAGCTAGCGGGCTGGGCTGGCTCGTAGACTATGGGAAACTCCCCCTGGCCCCTGCCCCCCTGGGCCCCTATGAGGTCCTTGGGGGAGCCCTGGAGGGCGGGCTTCCAGGGGGGGGAGAGCCCCTGGCAG GTGACGGCTTCTCTGACTGGATGACTGAGCGGGTTGACTTCACGGCCCTCCTCCCTCTGGAGGCCCCTCTGCCCCCAGggaccctccccccaccctctccagccccccctgaCCTGGAAGCCATGGCGTCCCTGCTCAAGAAGGAGCTAGAACAGATGGAAGATTTCTTCCTTGATGCCCCACTCCTCCCACCACCCtccccgccaccaccaccagcaccctCCCTGCCCCTGCCACTGCCCCTGCCCACCTTTGACCTCCCTCAGCCCCCTACTCTGGATACCCTGGACCTGCTGGCTGTCTACTGCCGCAGTGATGCTGGTCCAGGGGAGGCAGGCTTGGCAACCCTGCCTGTCCcgcagcagccgccgccgccgccgcctcctcctctgGCCCCTCTGCCTTCACCGTCCCGCCCAGCCCCCTACCCTAGCCCTGCCAGCACCCGAGGGGACCGCAAGCAGAAGAAGAGAGATCAGAACAAGTCAGCAGCTCTCAGGTACCGCCAGCGGAAGCGGGCAGAGGGCGAGGCCCTGGAGGGCGAGTGCCAGGGGCTGGAGGCACGGAACCGGGAGCTCAGGGAGAGGGCCGAATCAGTGGAGCGGGAGATCCAGTACGTGAAGGACCTGCTAATCGAGGTGTACAAGGCCCGAAGCCAGAGGACCCGCAGCACCTAG